In Ignavibacteria bacterium, a single genomic region encodes these proteins:
- a CDS encoding DUF4340 domain-containing protein: MKKSNLLLIIAFVVLFAITLLYLMPRGEREATYSLDKVNIKFDSAAITKIEIKRNESDKSVSLELVDSKWKITSPINYLADASSAQRIIDGAAKFKISSLISNNPGKQKQFQVDDSSGTQVTITEKGGKSTTMILGKTGATYSEIYVRMQKSMDVYLAEGFDSYSLNKNVKDWRDRTIYKTERDSIKVITISSVAKDEKKKTLTPEEFTMVKDSANWKIENDSVDMNNVNSLLGALSNFRCDDFVDSNITFSEILGSVKVKSNSPAGIEETALMFYPMENDSMKYYVRTSSLSQVFQVSKWTVQNLIKKRSDFLIEVKK; this comes from the coding sequence ATGAAAAAATCAAATTTACTTCTTATTATAGCATTTGTCGTTTTATTTGCAATCACGCTTTTGTACTTAATGCCGAGAGGAGAACGGGAAGCAACGTATTCGCTTGATAAAGTCAACATTAAATTCGATTCAGCAGCAATTACGAAAATTGAAATCAAACGTAACGAATCAGATAAATCTGTTTCTCTTGAACTCGTTGATTCAAAATGGAAAATTACATCACCGATAAATTATCTCGCGGATGCTTCTTCTGCACAAAGAATTATAGATGGCGCGGCGAAGTTTAAAATTTCATCTCTCATTTCGAATAATCCTGGAAAACAAAAACAATTTCAAGTTGATGATTCAAGCGGAACACAAGTAACCATTACAGAGAAAGGCGGAAAATCAACAACAATGATTCTCGGAAAAACCGGTGCAACATATTCAGAAATCTATGTTCGAATGCAAAAATCAATGGACGTGTATCTCGCAGAAGGATTTGATTCCTATTCGCTGAATAAGAATGTAAAAGATTGGCGCGACAGAACAATTTACAAAACAGAGCGCGATTCCATTAAAGTGATTACAATCTCATCTGTTGCCAAAGATGAAAAAAAGAAAACTTTAACTCCTGAAGAATTTACTATGGTGAAAGACAGTGCCAATTGGAAAATAGAAAACGATTCAGTTGATATGAATAACGTAAATTCCTTACTTGGTGCACTCTCAAATTTCCGATGCGATGATTTCGTAGACAGCAATATTACATTCTCTGAAATACTTGGTTCCGTAAAAGTAAAAAGCAATTCTCCTGCAGGAATCGAAGAAACCGCATTGATGTTTTATCCAATGGAAAATGATTCGATGAAATATTATGTTCGAACTTCATCATTATCTCAAGTATTTCAAGTATCAAAATGGACAGTGCAAAACCTGATAAAGAAAAGAAGTGATTTTCTTATAGAAGTAAAAAAGTAA